The Drosophila ananassae strain 14024-0371.13 chromosome Y unlocalized genomic scaffold, ASM1763931v2 tig00000255, whole genome shotgun sequence genome segment CAGCCTGAACCTGAAAGGCGAGAGTCGCCAACTGAACGTGCAATGGTTTGGTGGGAAATCTGCCAAAGAGCACACGAAAGTGGTAAAATGAGGCGCGACGTGGACTTCGCGCGGGCCTATAAAGGATTGATGGATGATTACGTGAAGAAGGGGTATGCACAACGACTGGAGCCCCAGGAAGTCCAGAGGTTCCAGGAAGGCAAGCTATGGCACCCGCAGCATTTCGGGGTGGAAAACCCGAACAAACCTGGAAAAATCCGGCTGGTCTTCGACGCGGTTGCCAAGGAGGCAGTGTCCCTCAACTCAGCGCTGCTGAAAAGCCCACAGCGCTACAAACCACTCCCAGGAGTGCTCTTCCATTTTCGGGAAGGAGCAGTTGGGGTTTGTGCAGACATCAAGGAGATGTTTCACCAGGTACTGATGCAGCCACAAGATAGAGGTTCCCAGAGGTTCCTGTGGAGGAACAGAGATGACCAGCGGGAGCCGGACACATACGAGATGCAAGTGATGACGTTCGGAGCAGATTGCTCAACATGTTCGGCGGACTACGTGAAGACCTTGAATGCCTCGCAGTACCGTAGCACAGACCCGCGAGCAGCCCTGGCCATCAAGGAATACCACTACGTGGACGACTACGTCGACAGTTTCACCAGTGAAGAAGAAGCTATCGCCGTTTCAACACGGGTGAGAGAAATTCACGCAGATGCAGGATTTGACTTGTGTCGATTTACTTTCAGTTCGGCAAGTGTGGTCAGAGCGTTGAACCCACTTGAATCCATCGCTAGCGTCAGATGGACCGAAGCTGAGGAGAAGGTACTAGGAATGTACTGGCAGCCGGCTACAGATGACTTCAAGTTCGGCATCAAATATCATCGAGTCCCGAGAATCGTGATGACAGGGGAACGCGTCCCTACCAAGAGGGAGTTCCTAAGCCTGGTCATGTCCACGTTTGACCCGATTGGATTCCTGAGCTGCTACATGGTGACTGAAAAATTGCTAATGAGGGAGATTTGGCGGAAAGGAGTCAACTGGGACGAGCCGCTACCAGCTGATTTGGCCGCAGCCTTTGAGGATTGGCGGAAAGAAATGAGGAAGATCGAAGAGATCCGATGTCCGCGCTACTTCTTCGGCGGTGGACGCGTGCGGATGCTACAGCTGCACATCTTTGTGGACTCCAGTCAGTCGGCGTTCGCAGCAGCGGCCTATTGGCGGGCCACTTACGCGAACCAAGACGAAATGCGCTCCGATGAGGACTATGCCGATCCCGCGACTGGAACTTCAGGCAGCAGTATTGGGCACGAGACTGATGGACACCGTCAAGCAAGAGCACAGTGTGGCGATCAGCAGCTGCGTATTATGGACGGACTCTAAGACTGTGTTGCACTGTATAAGCAGCACCCACCGGAGATACAAACAGTTCGTCGGTAATCGAGTGGCGGAGATCTTGGAATCCACGGAGGCGTCCCAGTGGAGATGGATTCCGTCTGGCGAAAACGTGGCAGACGAGGCGACGAGGCCGCGCAAGGCCGTGGGCCTGAGCATCGGTTCGAGATGGCTAAGCGGTCCACCATTTCTTCGAGGACCAGAGGAGAGCTGGCCAAGATCGAGCGAGGGGTGAATCCCTCCGACGCCCGACGAAGAGGAAATGAAATGTGAGTTTGCTCTGGTCATGGTAAATTTCATATCCCTGCAGAGATTCTCGAACTACAATCGACTGTTGAGGAGCACCGCATGGGTGCTCAGATTTATTCGTCGGTGCCGTGGACTACGATACGAGGGAGAGGATCACGGACTGACGTCGGTGGAGTGCGCTGAAGCTGAGCGCGCACTAGTACGGCAATCGCAGCGAGTAGCGTTTGCTGAGAACGACCAAGGAAAGGCCGCCAAGGGCAGCCGGTTGCATAGACTGTCCCCATACTTCGACGAGGACGGAGTAATGCGAGCCAGCGGAAGGATCGACGACGCGACGTGTGTGGCATACAGCGCACGTCGACCGATCATACTT includes the following:
- the LOC123258276 gene encoding uncharacterized protein LOC123258276 — its product is MPRSTVAQTREQPWPSRNTTTWTTTSTVSPVKKKLSPFQHGSASVVRALNPLESIASVRWTEAEEKVLGMYWQPATDDFKFGIKYHRVPRIVMTGERVPTKREFLSLVMSTFDPIGFLSCYMVTEKLLMREIWRKGVNWDEPLPADLAAAFEDWRKEMRKIEEIRCPRYFFGGGRVRMLQLHIFVDSSQSAFAAAAYWRATYANQDEMRSDEDYADPATGTSGSSIGHETDGHRQARAQCGDQQLRIMDGL